TATCATAAGCTGGGACGTGGAAAGTATATAAGCCTTGGTCGTATATATGAATTAGAAGGATTGAAAGCCCCATCAGATGAACAGATGAATGAGTTACATAAAATTCTTATTAATATGGGAATCAATTTATATCAGTTTTAGTTATGATTAAGATAAACCAGTAATTAATAATATTGCGTAATATATTAGTAGGGACAATTATGGAAAGTAATTGTCCCTGTTGATGTATTATGTAACATCCATAATAATTCTCTTTTCTTAAAATATTACCTCTTATCAAGAAAATCCTTATCGACTACATCTGATATACTATCAGAATGACGTTTCTTTATAAATATCGCGATGATCAGTAGCAGAATACTGATCCATTGTGACACGGATAATCCAAGGAGAAATCCTCGAGCACTGTCTCCCCGAAGAAACTCCATAATAAACCTCATAATACTGTATAGAATAAGGTAGCTTGTAAGAATAGCTGTGGCACTCTTCGCTTTTCTGGCTGAATAATATAGGAATAGAAATATACCGAAGTTAACAGCACTTTCTAATAATTGTACTGGAAATAAGGATACCTCATTAGGAGCAACCAATGAACGATGGAATACGATATGCATCCACCCTTCATAGGGAATACCATAGCAGCAGCCTGCGAAAAAGCATCCTATTCTGCCAAAAGCATGTACCAGTGGTACAATGGGAATAATCGTTGCAATCATACCGGTGGTTGGAACCTGGTATCTACGACAGTAAAATAGCATCAAAAGAAAACCGGCGATAAAGCCTCCATAAAATACGAAACCACCCGACAAGAGGGAGATCAACAGTTGATAGTCATGTATAATTCGATCGATGTTCTGAAGGATTAACGGAAGCTCAATAATCAGATATAATAGCTTACCACCAACAATAAAACCGATGATACCATAAATGATAGCAAATATTACATCTTCATTTTTGATCGACATCCTGCGAGCCAGAGATAAAGCAACGATGGTACCAATGATGACACCAATTAATATCATAAGTCCGTATAAGGCGATGGTATGTCCAAGAATAGTGACTTCAGGTAGCATTGATTCCCTCCATTAATACAGTGTAGGAATTTTGGTGAATTTTCTTATACATGAAAAGGGCTGTTGTATAATATATTACAGAGAATTAATCTCTGCTGATACATTTCGCAACAGCCTCTCCAATTATTATTATGCTAATGATGCAAGTGCGCCTACACAAGCAACACATGCAATGAAGGAGATTGTACAAATAGCTAAGCTAATGATACTAAGTACAACACCTGCGGTAGCCATTCCGGAAGGATTCCTTTTCTTTGAATCCATACCTAAGATTAATCCTACGATTGCCAAAACAATTCCTAATATAGCGCCATATCCAAAGAAAATGCAGATAAATGATACAATACCAAGAACTAAAGAGGCTATCGCTTTGCCGTCTGCTGGTCTCTTATCTTCCATTGTATTATCCTCCCTATTATAGTTGATAAGATTATTTTATAGAAAACAGCATCCATTGTCAACATAATCTGACACAATATAATAATTCTATAAAAAATGTATTAATTTTTTATATAGTATATTCGAAATAGCGCTTAATATTCAAATTAATTATTGAGTAACTGCATAGTTATTTCTTGACAGTGTAACAATGTTATGTTATATTCATAAAAACAATAAAACAATGTTACGTTACAGAGGTGATCATAATTGAACTTAATATCCAAAAAGGACCTACTGGCTATAACTGGAATATCCTATGGACAGCTATATCGATGGAAGAGGGAACGTCTCATTCCGGAAGAATGGTTTATTAAGCAATCTGCCTATACAGGACAGGAAACCTTTTTTCCGAGAGACCAGATTCTAAGTCGGATAAAATCCATATTAGATATGAAGGATCATTATTCCCTGGAGGAGCTTGCGAAAATGTTATCTCCAGAGACTGGCGAGAAAAGGATACCAATTGAGAGTATGCAGGATATATCAGAGATTAATAGCAGTTTATTGGAGCGTCTTCCGCAGATCCTAGATAAAACACAGTACGATATTCTTGAGGTGACGATGACAATTGCCATATCAAGATTAGCAGCCAGACACAGTCTATCCATAGAGGAGATGGAGGATTTACTGAGAAAAAGTATGAGTGCCGGTTCAAGACTTAGAAAGACCAATGTTATTGGTATTATTTTTACCATCGACAAGGAATTTCATGTGTTATTTTCATCAGATACCACGATATTGGATTTTGACAGCACGATTACAGTAATTGATCAGATAGCCTTAGAAGAAATTGCAGACGAAATAAAGCTAAAATACAAGAACCGTTTTATCCAATCAAGTTAAGAATAGGGAGGGAGCATAAATGCAGAATTTTAAAATGGAAGGTATTGGAACAATCAGCGGTGGAGAATATGACATCGTCAAAATAGAAGGAGTAGGGAGCTGTAAGGGTAATATTAAAGCGAATGAGATTTCTATTGAGGGAGTTTTTGATTGTAATGGCGATGTGGAAACCGGTTTATTATATTGCGAGGGTGTAGCTGATTTTAAATCCAATATCCGGGCGAAGAAATTGGTAATTGAGGGAGTATTGAGTGAAAGATCGGGTGGTAAGATTGAGGCAGAAGAAATCGTCTGTGATGGAGCAATCTCCACAAAAGGAGAGGTATCAGCTGATATTATCAATGCGGAAGGCTGCATCGAAGCAAATGAAATTGTAGGGGATCGAATTCGCATTAATTCAAGATTTACCAGGGGTAAAATACTGACCTTAATCAATCGTATTCAATCAAAGGTGAAGCTGATTGAAGCTACTACAATTGAGTTAAGAGGAGTAACAGCGGAAGTCGTAAATGGAAATGATATTACCATTGGACCCAAATGTATCATTAATACAATCGATTGCAGTGGAGTTCTATACATTGATAAAACCGCTAAGGTTAATAAAATCACAGGGAATTATACGACAAGAGAATATTAATCTGGTGAAACTCCAGGATAACTTTATAGGAAAGTAAAGTCCTTTTACGCTAAGCTTACATCCTTCCAAAGAGTATATAAAAGTGGCTGTTGCAGCAGGGATTATGACTTACCATGATACACTGTCGGAAGAACAAAGTTGTTAATTCTGTATGGATATGACGAACATTTATGTCCGTCTGAGACATATAGAATGAACAATCTGTACTTCCGTCTGTGTGTGAGGTAAGTCATAGTCTCCGCTAATCAACAGCCACTTTTTCACGATAAAAGCTTTATTCTTTCTTATTCTTCTTCAATACGAAAACCGTATTTCAATGCAAACTGGTACGCGTCACTGCCCTGCTGACAGTATATGGTTCTCTTGCCAGTTATATCCCAGCTATAAAAAGCATTCTTATCAATCTTAGAAACCGTTGAAGGAATATGAATTTTAGTCAGGTTTGAGCAATACCCAAAGGTATATGCAGGAATTTCATTTAATCCACTGGATACCCAGACTTCAGTCAAGTTAGCATTATTACTAAATGCATTACGGTCAACGAAGCTAACGCTATCCGGAAGTGTCAGTGTATTCAGATTACAATTATTAAATGCACTATTACCAATGGATTGTAAGCTGCCCGGTAACTTAACCTTGCTTAACCGGGTACAACCATTAAAGGCTCCATTTTCGATGGACTCCAGACCTTCTGATAAGATTACTTCATTCAGTCTGCTGCAAAAACTAAAGGCATTCTTTGATATAACA
The nucleotide sequence above comes from Variimorphobacter saccharofermentans. Encoded proteins:
- a CDS encoding prolipoprotein diacylglyceryl transferase, producing the protein MLPEVTILGHTIALYGLMILIGVIIGTIVALSLARRMSIKNEDVIFAIIYGIIGFIVGGKLLYLIIELPLILQNIDRIIHDYQLLISLLSGGFVFYGGFIAGFLLMLFYCRRYQVPTTGMIATIIPIVPLVHAFGRIGCFFAGCCYGIPYEGWMHIVFHRSLVAPNEVSLFPVQLLESAVNFGIFLFLYYSARKAKSATAILTSYLILYSIMRFIMEFLRGDSARGFLLGLSVSQWISILLLIIAIFIKKRHSDSISDVVDKDFLDKR
- a CDS encoding DUF4190 domain-containing protein produces the protein MEDKRPADGKAIASLVLGIVSFICIFFGYGAILGIVLAIVGLILGMDSKKRNPSGMATAGVVLSIISLAICTISFIACVACVGALASLA
- a CDS encoding DUF4004 family protein, giving the protein MNLISKKDLLAITGISYGQLYRWKRERLIPEEWFIKQSAYTGQETFFPRDQILSRIKSILDMKDHYSLEELAKMLSPETGEKRIPIESMQDISEINSSLLERLPQILDKTQYDILEVTMTIAISRLAARHSLSIEEMEDLLRKSMSAGSRLRKTNVIGIIFTIDKEFHVLFSSDTTILDFDSTITVIDQIALEEIADEIKLKYKNRFIQSS